One Paenibacillus thermoaerophilus genomic window carries:
- a CDS encoding SGNH/GDSL hydrolase family protein: MSTIQYAAIGDSLTVGVGAASGCGFVEAYRELAEQRLGRPVQAIVCGQSGAKSGELAERLLSDNDWRHAVKHAQLITVTAGGNDLLDAAKPYYLTGETSHLVRAVKTMRTQYPRIIDHICGLKAKQKNWAAILVGLYNPLPWAEEAGIWVERFNRQIRRQQRGNIHFADVHSAFLHHEEDYISDDGFHPNAFGYRAIAEQVCRSGFGSIASG, from the coding sequence ATGTCGACGATACAATACGCGGCAATCGGCGATTCCCTGACGGTCGGAGTCGGGGCCGCTTCCGGCTGCGGTTTTGTCGAGGCGTACCGGGAGTTGGCCGAACAGCGGCTGGGCCGTCCGGTGCAGGCGATCGTCTGCGGACAAAGCGGAGCCAAATCGGGCGAGCTGGCGGAAAGGCTGCTCTCCGACAACGATTGGCGGCACGCAGTCAAGCATGCCCAACTGATCACGGTGACGGCCGGCGGAAACGATCTGCTCGATGCGGCGAAGCCGTATTACTTGACGGGAGAAACGTCTCATCTCGTTCGCGCGGTCAAAACGATGCGCACGCAGTATCCCCGCATCATCGACCACATCTGCGGCTTGAAGGCGAAGCAAAAGAACTGGGCGGCGATTCTGGTCGGCTTGTACAATCCGCTGCCCTGGGCCGAAGAGGCGGGAATATGGGTCGAACGCTTCAACCGGCAAATCCGGAGACAGCAGCGCGGCAATATCCATTTTGCCGACGTGCATTCGGCCTTTCTCCACCATGAAGAAGATTATATCTCGGACGACGGTTTTCACCCCAATGCCTTCGGCTACCGCGCGATCGCGGAGCAAGTCTGCCGGTCAGGCTTCGGGTCGATCGCATCCGGATAA
- a CDS encoding 3-hydroxyacyl-CoA dehydrogenase/enoyl-CoA hydratase family protein produces the protein MNALNLTNVTVLGAGVMGAGIAAHLANCGLTVTLLDRLPDGTETGGADRGSRSKLAEEAVKRLHESNPAALFVPEAARRIRPGNFADDLEEAVSGADWVIEAVVERLEIKRQLMAQVAPLLKKDAILTTNTSGLSVQAIAEALPDEVRSRFFGTHFFNPPRYMKLLELIPAAATDADTLCAFAAFAERRLGKGTVAAKDTPNFIANRIGTYGLMVALAEMERFGLSVEAVDALTGTAIGRPKSATFRTLDLVGLDTFLHVIANQYNRSADEAERSIFAAPPLLTRLAEAGRLGEKTGAGFYRAERLPGGGKEIRQLDPATFGYVPLSPEGIRFPCLTAAKAARKPADKLAAMIQGRDDGSRFVWQLVKRLFLYAAERAFEIADDVASVDKAMKWGFNWTWGPFEMWDLLGFENICRRIEAEGDSLPEWVAAIRSEGASGFYRREGDSTSWRAADGWRLPAEPEPLTETEARKRCRALRGNASATLVDLGDEVAGLLLHAPSDAVGPDALDMIRRAVAETERNYRGLVLAGTGRHFCVGANLMLMLNEAEDENWDGIDKMIREFQQVGMAIKYASRPVVSAPYGMTLGGGVELAMPAARVQASAETYMGLVETGVGLIPAGGGTKELLVRFVQAADFDGKVDLQPQVNRAFELIGMARTSTSAAHAAKLGYLRASDGVTLNRDRLLADAKRAVLALDSLDYRPPVPVPVRTVGTPGFAVLQLGLYQLQEAGKISAYDAHIGRKLARVLSGGDVPAGTLVSEQHLLDLEREAFLSLLGEPKTQARMQHMLRTRKPLRN, from the coding sequence GTGAACGCATTGAACCTTACGAACGTTACCGTGCTCGGCGCGGGCGTGATGGGAGCCGGCATCGCCGCCCATCTGGCCAATTGCGGCTTGACGGTAACGCTGCTCGATCGGCTGCCGGACGGGACGGAGACCGGCGGCGCGGATCGGGGATCGCGCAGCAAGCTCGCGGAGGAAGCCGTCAAACGGCTGCACGAGTCGAATCCGGCCGCGCTGTTCGTTCCGGAGGCCGCGCGGCGCATCCGGCCGGGCAATTTCGCGGACGATCTGGAGGAGGCGGTATCCGGCGCGGATTGGGTGATCGAAGCGGTCGTCGAGCGGCTGGAGATCAAACGGCAGTTGATGGCCCAGGTCGCGCCTCTGCTGAAGAAAGACGCCATCTTGACGACCAATACGTCGGGCCTGTCCGTGCAAGCGATTGCCGAAGCGCTGCCGGACGAAGTCCGGAGCCGTTTTTTCGGCACGCATTTTTTTAATCCGCCCCGCTACATGAAGCTGCTGGAGCTGATTCCGGCGGCGGCTACCGATGCCGATACGCTTTGCGCGTTCGCCGCGTTTGCGGAACGGCGGCTGGGCAAAGGCACGGTTGCCGCCAAGGATACGCCGAATTTCATCGCCAACCGCATCGGCACTTACGGCCTGATGGTGGCGCTGGCCGAGATGGAGCGCTTCGGGCTGTCGGTCGAAGCGGTGGACGCGCTGACCGGAACGGCCATCGGCCGGCCCAAGAGCGCCACGTTCCGCACGCTCGACCTGGTCGGGCTGGATACGTTTTTGCATGTCATCGCCAACCAATACAACCGCTCCGCCGACGAAGCGGAGCGGTCGATCTTCGCGGCGCCGCCCCTGCTGACCAGACTGGCGGAAGCGGGCAGGCTCGGGGAGAAAACCGGGGCAGGCTTCTACCGGGCGGAACGGTTGCCGGGAGGGGGCAAAGAAATCCGCCAATTGGACCCGGCGACGTTCGGTTATGTGCCGCTCTCGCCCGAAGGCATCCGTTTTCCTTGCCTGACGGCGGCCAAAGCCGCCCGCAAACCGGCGGATAAATTGGCGGCGATGATTCAGGGCCGTGACGACGGTTCGCGGTTCGTCTGGCAGTTGGTCAAGCGCCTCTTCCTGTACGCGGCGGAGCGCGCCTTCGAGATCGCCGACGACGTCGCTTCCGTCGACAAGGCGATGAAATGGGGCTTCAACTGGACGTGGGGGCCCTTCGAGATGTGGGATTTGCTCGGCTTCGAGAACATCTGCCGCCGGATCGAAGCGGAAGGGGATTCCCTTCCGGAGTGGGTCGCGGCGATTCGGAGTGAGGGCGCGTCAGGCTTCTACCGGCGCGAGGGCGATTCGACTTCGTGGCGCGCCGCGGACGGCTGGCGTCTGCCGGCGGAACCGGAACCCCTGACGGAGACGGAAGCGCGTAAACGGTGCCGCGCGCTGCGGGGGAACGCAAGCGCCACGCTGGTCGACTTGGGCGACGAGGTGGCGGGACTTCTGCTGCATGCGCCCAGCGACGCCGTCGGGCCGGACGCGCTGGACATGATTCGCCGGGCGGTCGCCGAGACGGAACGAAATTACCGGGGGCTCGTGCTTGCCGGCACGGGCCGGCACTTCTGCGTCGGGGCGAATCTGATGCTGATGCTGAACGAAGCGGAGGACGAAAACTGGGACGGCATCGACAAGATGATCCGCGAGTTCCAACAGGTCGGGATGGCGATCAAATACGCTTCGCGTCCCGTCGTGTCCGCCCCGTACGGCATGACGCTGGGCGGAGGCGTGGAGCTGGCGATGCCGGCGGCGCGCGTGCAGGCCTCGGCCGAGACATATATGGGACTCGTGGAGACGGGAGTCGGCCTGATCCCGGCCGGCGGCGGGACGAAGGAGCTGCTTGTGCGGTTCGTTCAGGCGGCGGATTTCGACGGGAAGGTCGACCTCCAGCCGCAGGTCAACCGCGCCTTCGAGCTGATCGGCATGGCCCGGACGTCGACCAGTGCGGCGCATGCGGCGAAGCTCGGCTACTTGAGAGCTTCGGACGGCGTAACGTTGAACCGCGACCGGCTGCTGGCCGACGCCAAACGCGCGGTGCTGGCGCTCGATTCGCTGGATTACCGGCCCCCGGTCCCGGTGCCGGTCCGCACCGTCGGAACGCCCGGCTTCGCCGTGCTTCAACTCGGACTGTACCAGCTTCAGGAAGCCGGAAAAATCAGCGCGTACGACGCGCATATCGGACGCAAGCTGGCGCGCGTGCTGAGCGGAGGCGACGTTCCCGCAGGCACGCTCGTATCGGAACAGCACCTGCTCGATCTGGAGCGCGAAGCGTTCCTCAGCCTGCTCGGCGAGCCCAAGACGCAGGCGCGGATGCAACACATGCTGCGCACGAGAAAGCCGCTGCGCAATTAA
- a CDS encoding thiolase family protein has protein sequence MREAVIVSAVRTPVGRAHRGVFRHARAEDLAAAAVRSALGRVPALEPDRVDDVILGCAMPEGEQGLNLGRLVVLRAGLPDRVSGLTVNRFCASGLQAIAYGASGVMCGGQDAVVVGGVESMSHVPMSGFHPQPNPALMDRRPEAYTAMGITAERVAERYGVGRDRQDAFAFDSHRKAAAARREGRFDEEIAPVAPEDVPGAGLAAPVTADEGIREDTSPEALAKLKPAFLESGRATVTAGNSSQMSDGAAALVVVSGELAASLGLRPLAKLRAFATSGVSPDVMGIGPVEAIPRALRLAGLRIEDIGLVELNEAFAAQCLACIDRLELDPSIVNVNGGAIALGHPLGATGAKLTATLLHEARRRGVRYGLVSMCVGGGMGAAGIFEILE, from the coding sequence ATGCGGGAAGCGGTTATCGTCTCGGCCGTGAGGACGCCGGTCGGGCGCGCGCACCGGGGCGTGTTCCGCCACGCGCGGGCGGAGGATTTGGCCGCCGCGGCCGTTCGATCGGCGCTGGGGCGCGTGCCGGCATTGGAGCCGGACCGGGTGGACGATGTCATCTTGGGCTGTGCGATGCCGGAGGGGGAGCAAGGACTCAATCTGGGGCGGCTGGTCGTCTTGCGGGCCGGGCTGCCCGACCGCGTATCCGGCTTAACGGTGAACCGGTTTTGCGCTTCCGGCCTGCAGGCGATCGCCTACGGCGCAAGCGGCGTTATGTGCGGCGGGCAGGACGCCGTCGTCGTCGGCGGGGTCGAGAGCATGAGCCATGTGCCGATGTCCGGCTTTCATCCCCAGCCGAATCCGGCGCTGATGGACCGGCGGCCGGAGGCGTATACGGCCATGGGCATCACCGCTGAACGGGTGGCCGAACGGTACGGCGTCGGACGCGACCGCCAGGACGCTTTCGCCTTCGACAGTCACCGCAAGGCCGCGGCGGCCCGGCGCGAGGGCCGGTTCGACGAGGAAATCGCGCCGGTCGCGCCCGAGGATGTGCCGGGGGCGGGTTTGGCGGCTCCCGTGACGGCTGACGAAGGCATCCGCGAGGACACCTCGCCGGAAGCGCTGGCCAAGCTGAAGCCCGCCTTCCTGGAGAGCGGCCGGGCCACGGTGACGGCGGGCAATTCCTCGCAGATGAGCGACGGCGCCGCGGCACTCGTCGTCGTGTCGGGCGAACTGGCGGCGTCGCTCGGGTTGCGGCCGCTGGCGAAGCTTCGCGCATTTGCCACCTCCGGCGTGTCGCCCGATGTGATGGGCATCGGGCCGGTCGAAGCGATCCCGCGCGCGCTGCGGCTGGCCGGTCTGCGCATCGAAGATATCGGCCTCGTGGAATTAAACGAAGCGTTCGCCGCCCAATGTCTGGCGTGCATCGACCGGCTGGAGCTCGATCCGTCCATCGTCAACGTCAATGGCGGCGCAATCGCCCTTGGCCATCCGCTGGGGGCGACGGGCGCGAAGCTGACGGCGACCTTGCTGCACGAGGCGCGCCGGCGCGGCGTCCGGTACGGCCTCGTCAGCATGTGCGTGGGCGGCGGCATGGGGGCTGCGGGCATATTCGAGATATTGGAATAA
- a CDS encoding long-chain-fatty-acid--CoA ligase produces MDRAERPWLSSYEPEVPPTLDYPPETVDSLLKSAAARFGNRTAISFFGRRTNYRELLRRSLQFAHNIRKLGLRKGDRVALMLPNMPAYVVAYYGTFLAGGVVAQTNPLYTERELETQLADCGARWIVCLDLLYARVCSVKPRTPLQAVIVTGIADDLPAVKRWLYPWMQKRKKAPIAKIPPNEPAIRLYPWLDTAEAPDDPVHNAPDDLAVLQYTGGTTGRPKGAMLTHANLTANVRQCRAWLHRAREGEEVALGAVPFFHVYGMTVAMNFAVSIGATMTLIPKFEPDLLLGAIRGTRPTMFPGAPTMYLSVLKHPKHRPGDLASIRVCVSGSAPLPLDVQQEFELKSGGKLVEGYGLSEASPVTHANPIWGENRTGTIGLPWPDTDCRIVDTDTGEPLGPGQIGELQIRGPQVMRGYWNRPEETAAAFDDGWLRTGDLASMDEQGYFRIVERLKDMINCGGFKVYPREVEEVLFEHPAVREAAVVGVPDGYRGETVKAFVVRQSGVTEDELNRFCRERLAAYKVPRQYEFVDALPKSAVGKVLRRLLKERTESGSDGEGKS; encoded by the coding sequence ATGGATCGGGCGGAAAGACCCTGGCTGTCTTCTTACGAACCGGAAGTGCCCCCCACGCTCGATTACCCGCCGGAAACGGTCGACAGTCTGCTTAAATCGGCGGCCGCGCGGTTCGGCAACCGGACGGCGATCTCGTTTTTCGGCCGGAGGACGAATTACCGCGAGCTTCTCCGCCGCTCGCTTCAGTTCGCGCACAATATCCGCAAGCTCGGGCTGCGGAAGGGCGACCGGGTGGCGCTGATGCTGCCCAATATGCCCGCCTACGTCGTCGCGTATTACGGCACGTTTCTGGCGGGAGGGGTCGTCGCCCAGACGAATCCGTTGTACACCGAGCGCGAACTCGAGACGCAGCTTGCCGATTGCGGCGCCCGCTGGATCGTCTGCCTGGATCTGCTGTATGCGCGGGTCTGCTCGGTCAAGCCGCGCACGCCGCTGCAGGCGGTGATCGTGACGGGCATCGCCGACGATCTGCCGGCGGTCAAACGGTGGCTGTACCCTTGGATGCAGAAGCGCAAAAAGGCCCCGATCGCCAAAATCCCCCCGAACGAGCCCGCCATCCGTTTATACCCCTGGCTGGATACGGCGGAAGCTCCCGACGATCCCGTCCACAACGCGCCCGACGATCTGGCGGTTCTGCAATATACCGGGGGAACGACGGGCCGTCCGAAAGGAGCGATGCTCACGCACGCGAATCTGACCGCCAATGTGAGGCAATGCCGGGCCTGGCTGCACCGGGCCCGGGAAGGCGAGGAGGTCGCGCTTGGCGCGGTGCCGTTTTTTCACGTCTACGGAATGACGGTGGCGATGAACTTCGCGGTGTCGATCGGCGCGACGATGACGCTGATTCCGAAGTTCGAGCCCGATCTGCTGCTCGGCGCGATCCGCGGCACCAGGCCGACGATGTTCCCGGGTGCGCCGACGATGTATCTCAGTGTGCTGAAGCATCCGAAGCACCGGCCCGGCGATCTCGCCTCCATCCGGGTATGCGTCAGCGGGTCCGCACCGCTGCCGCTCGATGTGCAGCAGGAGTTCGAGCTGAAATCGGGCGGCAAGCTGGTCGAGGGCTACGGGCTGAGCGAGGCTTCGCCCGTCACGCACGCCAATCCGATCTGGGGCGAGAACCGGACCGGGACGATCGGGCTCCCGTGGCCCGATACGGACTGCCGGATCGTCGACACGGATACGGGAGAGCCGCTTGGTCCCGGGCAGATCGGCGAACTGCAGATCCGGGGGCCGCAGGTGATGCGCGGGTATTGGAACAGGCCGGAGGAGACGGCGGCCGCGTTCGATGACGGATGGCTGCGAACGGGCGATCTCGCCTCGATGGACGAACAAGGTTATTTCCGGATCGTCGAGCGGCTTAAGGATATGATCAATTGCGGCGGTTTCAAGGTATATCCCCGCGAAGTCGAGGAAGTGCTGTTCGAGCATCCGGCGGTCCGGGAAGCGGCGGTCGTCGGCGTGCCCGACGGCTATCGGGGCGAAACGGTGAAAGCGTTTGTCGTCCGGCAATCCGGCGTGACGGAAGATGAACTGAACCGTTTCTGCCGGGAACGGCTGGCGGCGTACAAGGTGCCGCGCCAGTACGAATTCGTCGACGCGCTGCCCAAATCGGCCGTAGGCAAGGTACTGCGCAGGCTGCTGAAGGAACGAACCGAATCCGGTTCGGATGGGGAGGGCAAATCGTGA
- a CDS encoding electron transfer flavoprotein subunit beta/FixA family protein, producing MIVAVCLKQTPDTEERIRIESGALAERDLKYIVNPYDEYALEEALRIKEKFGGEVVAVTVGPERAESALRTALAMGADRAVRIGDSACLEDEGTVAASLAAYLASLRPDLILAGHVSIDNGAAQGGARVAEALGLPLVSGALKLTLRPEQALAVVEREGSDGNETVEAPLPLVVTAQQGLNEPRYPSLPGIMKAKKKPVETLSAADLGLSTDRLSPGSRSARLEPAPPRQAGIRLTGEASAVVAELLDRLRDEAKVLRGEGS from the coding sequence GTGATCGTGGCCGTATGCCTCAAGCAGACTCCGGATACGGAGGAACGGATTCGCATCGAATCGGGTGCGCTGGCGGAGCGGGATCTGAAGTATATCGTGAATCCGTATGACGAGTACGCCTTGGAGGAAGCTTTGCGGATCAAGGAAAAATTCGGCGGCGAAGTGGTCGCCGTCACGGTGGGGCCGGAGCGGGCGGAATCCGCGCTGAGAACCGCACTGGCGATGGGAGCCGACCGGGCGGTCCGCATCGGCGACAGCGCCTGCTTGGAGGACGAGGGGACGGTCGCCGCTTCGCTGGCTGCTTACCTGGCTTCGCTGCGGCCGGATTTGATTCTGGCCGGCCATGTCTCCATCGACAACGGAGCGGCGCAAGGAGGGGCCCGGGTGGCGGAAGCCCTCGGCCTGCCGCTGGTTTCCGGGGCGCTGAAGCTGACACTGCGGCCGGAGCAGGCGCTGGCCGTCGTCGAGCGGGAAGGGAGCGACGGCAACGAGACGGTCGAAGCGCCGCTGCCTCTCGTCGTGACGGCGCAGCAAGGCTTGAACGAGCCGCGATATCCGTCCCTGCCCGGCATCATGAAGGCCAAGAAAAAACCGGTCGAGACTTTAAGCGCCGCCGATCTCGGATTGTCCACCGACCGGCTGTCGCCCGGTAGCCGGTCGGCCCGGTTGGAACCGGCTCCGCCGCGCCAGGCGGGCATTCGTCTGACCGGCGAAGCGAGCGCGGTCGTGGCGGAGCTGCTGGACCGTTTGCGGGACGAGGCGAAGGTGCTGCGCGGGGAAGGTTCGTAG
- a CDS encoding acyl-CoA dehydrogenase family protein produces the protein MGAAGGGAFLLGDTSPEGVFTPEDFTEEHRMIAEMTEQFVEQEVRPHDDRLEAQDFTLLVGLLRKAGELGLLGADVPEEYGGSGLDKVASTLLTEKLVKAGSFALSHGAHTGIGSLPIVLFGTEEQKRRYVPDLVSGRKLAAYCLTEPSSGSDALGARTTAVLDEAGTHYTLNGTKQFITNAGFADLFIVYAKIDGKQFSAFIVEREYEGVSTGPEEKKMGIKGSSTRALILDNVRVPAENLLGEPGRGHVIAFNILNIGRYKLAAGCVGSSKWALQLAVEYARNRRQFGRPIADFPLLRQKMADVYARIYAAESMVYRTAGLIEGALSGLSGADAADAKQVARAIEEYALECSINKVYASECLDFAADEGVQIHGGYGYIQEYPIERIYRDSRINRIFEGTNEINRLLIPDTLLKRAMKGRLPLLETLERLQSELTEPRPEPDGTPLSEEGIMLQAGKRLFLLAGGTAVSRIPPDRLEQHQEVLASLADMAIAIYAAESAWLRSRKAAGRGDREEGVRLDAARLIVADTLETLEQKAKTVLAATLEGDALRVQLGIVRRLARFEPLNRVEVRRRIAARVVEEGGYVGS, from the coding sequence ATGGGAGCAGCAGGCGGCGGAGCGTTTTTGTTGGGCGACACAAGCCCGGAGGGCGTGTTCACCCCGGAGGATTTTACGGAAGAACACCGGATGATCGCGGAGATGACGGAACAGTTCGTCGAGCAGGAGGTCCGGCCTCATGACGACCGGCTGGAAGCCCAGGATTTCACGTTGCTTGTCGGGTTGCTGCGCAAAGCCGGCGAGCTGGGGTTGCTCGGGGCGGACGTGCCGGAGGAATACGGCGGAAGCGGACTCGACAAGGTCGCTTCGACGCTGCTTACGGAGAAGCTGGTGAAAGCGGGTTCGTTCGCCCTCAGCCACGGCGCGCATACCGGCATCGGCAGTCTGCCGATCGTGCTGTTCGGCACGGAGGAGCAGAAGCGCCGGTACGTGCCCGATCTCGTCAGCGGGCGCAAGCTGGCCGCCTATTGCCTGACGGAGCCCTCGTCCGGTTCCGATGCGCTCGGGGCGCGCACGACGGCCGTGCTCGACGAAGCGGGCACGCATTATACGCTGAACGGCACGAAGCAGTTTATCACGAACGCAGGCTTCGCGGACCTGTTTATCGTCTACGCCAAAATCGACGGGAAGCAGTTCTCCGCCTTTATCGTCGAACGCGAATACGAGGGCGTCTCCACCGGGCCCGAGGAGAAAAAGATGGGCATCAAAGGCTCCTCAACGCGCGCCCTGATCCTCGACAACGTGCGGGTCCCGGCGGAAAATCTGCTCGGGGAGCCCGGCCGGGGCCACGTGATCGCCTTCAACATCTTGAACATCGGCCGCTACAAGCTGGCGGCAGGCTGCGTCGGCTCTTCGAAGTGGGCCTTGCAGCTTGCGGTGGAGTACGCGCGGAACCGCAGGCAGTTCGGCAGGCCGATCGCGGATTTCCCGCTGCTGCGCCAGAAAATGGCCGACGTCTATGCCCGGATTTACGCGGCGGAGAGCATGGTGTACCGAACCGCCGGTCTCATCGAGGGAGCGTTGTCTGGACTGTCCGGCGCGGACGCCGCGGATGCGAAGCAGGTGGCCCGCGCGATCGAGGAATATGCGCTGGAATGCTCGATCAACAAGGTATACGCCTCGGAATGCCTGGATTTCGCTGCCGACGAAGGGGTGCAAATTCACGGCGGGTACGGCTATATTCAAGAATATCCGATCGAGCGGATATACCGCGACTCGCGGATCAACCGGATTTTCGAGGGCACCAACGAAATCAACCGGCTGCTGATTCCGGATACGCTGCTGAAGCGCGCGATGAAGGGCCGGCTTCCGCTGCTGGAGACGCTCGAACGGCTGCAGAGCGAGCTGACGGAGCCCCGTCCGGAGCCGGACGGTACGCCGTTGTCCGAGGAAGGCATCATGCTGCAAGCCGGCAAGCGGCTGTTCCTGCTCGCCGGCGGAACGGCGGTGTCCCGCATACCTCCGGACCGGCTCGAACAGCATCAGGAGGTGTTGGCGAGCCTTGCCGACATGGCGATCGCCATCTACGCCGCCGAGTCGGCCTGGCTCCGCAGCCGCAAAGCGGCCGGCAGGGGAGACCGGGAGGAAGGCGTACGGCTCGACGCGGCCCGGCTGATCGTCGCCGATACGCTGGAGACGCTGGAGCAAAAAGCGAAGACCGTGTTGGCCGCCACGCTGGAAGGAGACGCGCTCCGCGTGCAGCTCGGCATCGTAAGGAGACTGGCGCGGTTCGAGCCGCTGAATCGGGTGGAAGTCCGCCGGCGCATCGCGGCCCGTGTGGTGGAGGAGGGCGGATATGTCGGATCTTGA
- a CDS encoding electron transfer flavoprotein subunit alpha/FixB family protein has translation MPEVLVIAEQRDGRPRTVTYELLTAAKLASPDGGVAVLWRGKIPDDGVAGELASRGAVRLLAAEWPELQAYNPEAETEAIALAVQASGAKLVIAAHVSPTRDAVARAAQRFGGGYAADCVDLSRTGGETEWLRPLFAGKATEARRLVSGTAFVTIRPNNLPAAGVSGDAPPTAFERLAPPEGGVPKRVLVREVAARVTEDVDLGEARIVVAGGRGVRGAEGFRPLRELAQALGGAVGASRGACDAGYCDYALQIGQTGKVVTPDLYIACGISGAIQHLAGMSRSRVIVAINTDPDAPIFQVADYGLVGDLFEIVPMLTEEIRKRREQGRV, from the coding sequence ATGCCGGAAGTACTGGTAATCGCGGAGCAGCGGGACGGCCGTCCGAGGACGGTCACCTACGAACTGCTGACGGCCGCGAAGCTCGCTTCGCCCGACGGCGGCGTCGCCGTGCTGTGGCGGGGCAAAATCCCGGACGACGGGGTCGCGGGCGAATTGGCGTCGCGCGGAGCGGTCCGGCTGCTGGCGGCCGAATGGCCCGAGCTCCAGGCCTATAATCCCGAAGCCGAGACGGAGGCGATCGCCCTCGCCGTGCAGGCAAGCGGCGCGAAGCTGGTGATCGCCGCCCACGTATCGCCGACGCGCGACGCCGTCGCCCGCGCCGCCCAGCGCTTCGGGGGAGGTTACGCCGCGGATTGCGTCGACCTCTCCCGAACCGGCGGAGAAACGGAGTGGCTGCGTCCCTTGTTCGCGGGCAAAGCGACGGAGGCGAGGCGGCTTGTCTCCGGGACGGCGTTCGTCACGATCCGGCCGAACAACCTGCCGGCGGCGGGAGTCTCGGGCGACGCTCCGCCGACCGCTTTCGAGCGGCTGGCACCTCCCGAAGGCGGCGTGCCGAAGCGAGTACTCGTTCGCGAGGTGGCCGCTAGGGTGACGGAGGACGTCGATCTCGGCGAAGCGCGTATCGTGGTCGCGGGCGGGAGAGGGGTTCGCGGGGCGGAAGGCTTCCGCCCGCTGCGGGAGCTCGCCCAAGCCCTCGGGGGCGCGGTCGGCGCGTCGCGGGGAGCCTGCGACGCGGGGTATTGCGACTACGCGCTGCAAATCGGGCAGACCGGGAAGGTGGTCACGCCCGATCTCTACATCGCCTGCGGCATCTCCGGGGCGATCCAGCATCTGGCCGGCATGTCGCGGTCCCGCGTGATCGTGGCGATCAACACGGACCCGGACGCGCCGATCTTTCAGGTGGCGGATTACGGACTGGTGGGCGATCTGTTCGAAATCGTGCCGATGCTGACGGAGGAAATCCGCAAGCGTAGAGAGCAGGGCCGCGTCTAG